One window of Pectobacterium carotovorum genomic DNA carries:
- the mtgA gene encoding monofunctional biosynthetic peptidoglycan transglycosylase, with amino-acid sequence MRWSRGRGGLFTWLKRLIVRSLLVVIGAWLAGIVLFSFLPVPFSAVMVDRQISAWLKGEFSYVAHSDWVAMDDIAPEMALAVIAAEDQKFPQHWGFDLDAIGQALKHNERNTQRIRGASTLSQQMVKNLFLWDGRSWVRKGLEAGITTGVELVWTKRRILTVYLNIAEFGPGIFGVEAAARRYFNKPASRLTASESALLAAVLPNPIRFRANAPSGYVIQRQQWILRQMRLMGGEAFLRDNDLL; translated from the coding sequence ATGAGGTGGAGCCGAGGGCGTGGAGGTTTATTCACGTGGCTGAAGCGCCTGATTGTTCGGAGTCTGTTGGTCGTCATCGGTGCGTGGCTGGCAGGCATTGTGTTGTTTTCCTTCCTGCCCGTACCGTTCTCCGCGGTGATGGTCGACAGGCAGATCAGCGCATGGTTGAAAGGCGAATTCTCCTATGTTGCCCATTCTGACTGGGTTGCGATGGACGATATTGCGCCGGAAATGGCGCTGGCGGTGATAGCGGCGGAAGACCAAAAATTCCCTCAGCATTGGGGCTTCGATCTTGATGCGATTGGTCAGGCATTGAAGCACAACGAGCGCAACACACAGCGGATTCGCGGTGCGTCTACGCTGTCACAGCAGATGGTGAAGAACCTGTTCCTGTGGGATGGGCGTAGCTGGGTGCGCAAGGGGCTTGAGGCGGGTATTACCACCGGGGTTGAGCTGGTCTGGACGAAACGGCGGATTCTTACTGTGTATCTGAATATCGCCGAATTTGGCCCCGGGATTTTTGGCGTGGAAGCGGCCGCCAGACGTTATTTCAACAAGCCTGCCAGCAGGCTGACAGCAAGTGAATCAGCCCTACTGGCGGCGGTGCTGCCAAACCCCATTCGCTTTCGTGCGAATGCGCCCTCTGGCTATGTTATTCAACGCCAGCAGTGGATTTTACGCCAGATGAGGCTGATGGGCGGTGAAGCATTTTTGCGAGATAACGATCTGTTGTGA
- the elbB gene encoding isoprenoid biosynthesis glyoxalase ElbB has protein sequence MKRVGIVLSGCGVYDGSEIHEAVLTLLALDRAGAQAVCFAPDKPQLQVVNHLTGDVTGENRNVLAESARIARGKIQPLSTANAQDLDALIVPGGFGAAKNLSDFATQGTACQIDETLQLLTQEIYKQNKPIGFICISPALLPTILGVPVRVTIGNDIDTAEAVEEMGGIHVVCPVDDIVVDEEHKIVTTPAYMLANSISEAAKGIDKLVARVLDLTE, from the coding sequence ATGAAACGAGTCGGCATTGTCCTTAGTGGCTGTGGTGTTTATGACGGTTCCGAGATTCATGAAGCCGTATTGACGTTACTTGCGCTGGATCGCGCGGGCGCACAAGCGGTTTGCTTTGCGCCAGATAAGCCACAATTACAGGTGGTTAATCACCTGACGGGTGACGTAACTGGTGAGAATCGCAACGTTTTAGCAGAATCAGCACGGATCGCCAGAGGAAAAATCCAGCCGCTTTCTACCGCGAATGCACAAGACTTAGATGCACTGATTGTGCCGGGTGGTTTTGGCGCTGCGAAAAATTTAAGTGACTTCGCAACGCAAGGAACGGCGTGTCAGATTGATGAAACGCTGCAATTGCTCACACAGGAAATTTATAAGCAAAATAAACCAATTGGTTTTATTTGCATCTCACCTGCGCTGCTGCCGACGATTTTGGGTGTACCTGTTCGCGTAACCATTGGTAACGATATTGATACCGCTGAGGCCGTTGAGGAGATGGGCGGTATCCACGTTGTTTGTCCGGTCGATGATATCGTGGTTGATGAGGAACATAAAATCGTGACGACACCAGCCTATATGCTGGCTAACTCCATCAGCGAAGCGGCAAAAGGCATTGATAAGCTCGTTGCCCGCGTATTGGATCTCACCGAATGA